CGTCTCCGGCTACCATGAGGAACCCTTTGATGCCACTATCCTCAACCTCTTTGTCGCCGTCTTGCTCCATAACTCGCATAGAGTTCCATTCCAATCAGAATCTAAGAAACCCTCCAATCTCCCTCAAGTTCTTCTTTCCTTATGgatctctgaaaaaaaaaaataaatgaaaagaaaaaggacacgacaagaagaaaaagattaatCTTGATCTTAcctttgaatttttttcatttatcCTTTGTTTTTGTTGGTTTTCCTTACATATAAGagtttaaataatataaatatattaacaaTCAATGTAAAATAGATAATTGTGGCTTATTGGCCAAGGTGGTGGTTAGGCCATCTTAAAATATAGGTTCAAAATCTCATGTACTGGTTATTCCACTTTTTATAGATTGGAGCGGCTAATATCTATATTTATCCTATAGCATCTAATTGGACTAGAATGGTCAGTCGAGAAGGAAAACCAGAAACATCAAAGAAGTCACAATTTAGATGTATCCCAGCCCGTCTGCAATAGAGTTGGCCTTGAGACAATCGTCAGTGTATCTTGCAGAAGTGAATGCAAAAATGCTATTTCTAATCCAGTTAGATCACAATAAGAGAGTCAGACAATGTTGTTACAATTTAGCTTGAAGAAAGCTGTGGTAGGAAGCTCTTTGTTCATCTTTGAAGAAACTATCAAAATTGACCTTCACCAAACCATGAGGGCATACCCAATTAACCAACAATGGAGATTGTAGGATCTGTCGAAGTCTAGTGATCTATATATGATATTTTTGCGTAAACATGATGTATTACAGATGGCGAGAGTAAATGCAACCATTAAAATCCGAAGATAATATTTATGCCCATGAGGGGCAGTCATCATCAAGCCCCCGTAAACAGAATCAGTGTGATTGGCAAAATCAGAGGCCACCTTTTTAACCCACTGCTACATCATGCTAACGATAGGCATGAGTAAACCGGAAAGTGCATCGCCCCAAAATGATCCTGAAGATGAGAAACAAAGGACTGAAGATAAAATGGCCTGTCAGCTGACACGAAATTGTAAAGAAAACATCAATGCATGAGAGATCGTAACTGTGAAAAAGACAATGACGGAATCTCCAATGGCACAAGAGAACAGAAATACATAAAAGAAAACAAATTCACCAACAGTCTTGCCAGCAGATTACAAAGAACCACATGCATGGTCCAAGAAAGGTTCAAGCGTGAAACATGGACGTCCTTAAATTGAATTCTACTGAAGGGTGTATACTGCATATCGTTTTTTAGTTTAGTGGTAGCCTCTCTAACacaattttgaaaaaagaaatgAACACAAATACACAAGGAGGAGAAAAAAGGTTAAGACAGAAGACGGTTGGCACTGCTGGCCTTCCCCTCCCCTTATTTTCATCCTAGGGGCCACCATGAAAAAACAACCCTAATAAAAAATAGGAAGTCAACTGAATTTAGCAGCAGTTGGAAGGATATGTTTTTCTGACAATATAGATTTGACAACATCCTGTACAAATGTGTAGAAGCATTCTCTGCAAGAATTAGGCAAAAGATTGGATCGACGCGTCTGCTTAATTTGTCCATTGTGTTTGCATATTGAGCTTGAGACAGTTCGAGCATTCGATTTTGAATGTTCCAACCCACATGCTGCCAAGATGGTGTGAGTAGCAGCCCTTGCAACTTCCTTAAATTTATCAGCACCTGCAGCAGACAACATCTGTTCAATAGACTCCACATCAGAAAGAATATTGCCTTTCAATCATATATCGAAGCAGTAAGAGGGGTGAAAATCATCTGTTTCAAGGAAAACAACATTTGGAGAGACTCAATATGTGCGAACAAAGTATGAATAATCAAGACACTGAATTTGTTGTATCAAAGGAGCACCAAATACATCCAGGCTGCCAGATCAGGATAGCAAATTGATTCATCTGCATTAGGCCTTAACAACTCAATTTGAAAAATGTAAAATTTAATAAACCATTGATATTGCAATAAGACAAGATATGACAGTACAGTCACAGCTTTTTTTCCTAATTAAATATAatcatttttttcaattttaattaGAAAAGCTGTGCTAAAACAGATATAAAGAGCTTATATGCCAGCATTACTGAAATGAAAGTCATTGTATATTCACAAGCTACTAGTCCAATTCATCATTCCATATCTAAAAGAAAAGATTGCAGTCACTCTATGGCCACCTTTACAATATTCCCTTTCCAGAAACATAGGAAAACCTGTGTCACTGCACTTCATACAACTGCTAACCATCTTAGAAAGGATagtcataaatcatgcatattaATCAGATGGAATAATTAGCAATGCAATACAATTTTCACCATAACTCCTTAGTCTAGCAATTAGGGGACCTTTGTCCCTTTACTTGTCAGCTTTCTTAAGtcctatcaaatttttatataggTACGCAATTTAGGATATATGGGCATTACTTGGAAAACCAACTTTTGAGACTACATGACAAGGTCAGATTAGGACTAGCATGTGTAGCAGGTAGCGTGAGAACTTGCCAATCAAAATCATCACCATACATTCATGGTAAAAAGCATTTAACCAAAGAAGAACCTATTTTCTGTTGAATCTGGTCTGCAACTTGGATGAAAGAATGGAATGGACATCTTTCTATCCCTATGATATGTGTGCTAGCGCCCAGGCAAATGCAAGAGGATATTTCTGTGAGCGTTTGTAATTCCTCAGGGGATATCCCCTGCCTTTTGCCAATGTCTTGTTTCAGAAACACCCTATGTCATCTTCAGGGATTGGATGGTACCTGATCACTGGATAAGaaataaagttaaaaaataaCTGCCTgaatttttccttctttcttttggaATTTTTCTTTCCTATTTTGGTTGGTTGAAACCCAATACAACAAGCACGACCAAACTTATTGTAACCCTTTAGAGGACCACAAAGTAATTAACCTAATTACAATTTATAAGCCATTAATAGAAAAACAATGTTCATACATCACCAGAAATGGTCCACAGTAAAAACAACACCCAAATAAAGCCTGCTGTCCCAGAAAatgatgctatatatatataaaaagttGGGACCAAAAAAAATTGCAGGCAGGCATGGAATGTGCTGGCTTAAATTGCAAGATGACAGAGCTGAAATAATAAAATTCTTACCTAAATGTTGATCTTTGCTTAGCAACTTCAGGTTGAGCTTAACCAATGACTGAATGTCACTCTTGGCATTGTTATTTGCGTTGTCACTTCTTCTTGATGATCTTTTATCAGCAAATGTGCCTGCACCAAGCTTCCCATTCCCCACATGTTGGTCTTTGCTCGGCAACTTCATGTTGAGCTTGACAACTGATTCAACCTTACCCATGACATTGCTGTTTACCATGTCGAATTTTCTAGACAAACTTTCACCAGAATTTGTACCCAAACCTTGTTTTCTATCATGGGGCTCCATGCAGGAAGAGAATTCACCAGGCTTGTTGAATGATAGAATGGAAGCTCCAGAAGGTGAACAAGCAAATGAACCTGGGCAAACTGGAGTTTCCCTTGTATCAAATGGCACTGATACTTCATGCATGGCCTGCTGAGATGCCAGCCTACTCTTTCCATCACACAGACCATCTTGATGCACTGGCCGATCTTGTTTCACAGATGATAGACTCATGTAACCTGATAGGTGTGTTTTCATATCTCCTCTGCGAACATGCTGCACCTTAGTGTTCTGCATTCCTGGTATTTGCTTATCCTGGTGTTGGGGTATAAAATAATGGTACAGTACCTTGGGAGAGAAATTTTTGTTGTCTTCTGATGCAGCTCTTCCAGACACCATATGAGCAGTATGTCTACCTTTGGAGACAAGGAAACCATAGTGAAGATCTTCAGCCGCTTTTGAGGCATTCCTATTGCTGAAGGAGTTTAGGGAATGATATTTGTCAGTTATCTGAGTTCCATGTGCTGATTTTGCAACTTCCATCATTTTCCATGCTTTCTTGAGATCACTAGTGCATCCACTATTGCGTGTCTTGCTAGAAGCATTAACATTTGCAATTTGCCCATTGTGGACAGGATCTGAAGGCTCTGGCCGACCTGATAAATCAGATCCAGATCTTCCACTATTCTGTTCTCTTTCATTGATCTTGGTACCATAACCAAGTAAATTTGATGAAAATGCTAATGAACCAGCACGGAGGGCATTCCAATTTTCACGTAGCACACGTATTCGGCTATGCAAATTGCGGCAACTGCGCAATGTCCTTGCAGCTTGCTCGACTCTTTTTGCTTGAGTAGGTGAAACAGTTTCCCCAGCAGGTGCAATAGGGGATGATGACTGCTCTGTATTAGACACAGAGCCCTGAGTTACCCTACAAGAAGTATGTCTGGATGATGAACTGCCGTCATTTCTTTGTCGTTCAGGAACTTGAATAGTGGAATATATTGGTGACGAATAAGAAGTTCTTTCATCAGCCACAATCTCAAAAATTGAAACTGGTGGCTCAAAAACATGAACTGCATGGGTGATTTTGTAGGAATCTTGATTGAAAGAATCAGTATCAGACTGAGATTTCAAGTGTTCATCCCTGGAAATGGCACAATCAGGACAGTACCAATCACCTTCAGGTACAGTAGCCCCCAGACCAACACAGTAAGTGTGAGCAGCTGAGTCACATAAATCACAAAGTAGGAGAAGTTCTTCATCTGCAGAATTGTGGCATGCACTGCAGCTGACATTTGCATATGGATCAGAAATCCCAGTACTTTCATTGCCCAGTGGATGGTAAACCTGCAAATTGAATCCACCCCATTGTATTAAATGGGCATAAAATAGTATTAGGTTAATGGGCAGGTCATGTCTGCCTGGATGTTAATGGAAAACCCAAAGTAAAATAACCTTTTAAGGTAGATCCATGTATAACCTACGGTTTATGGTGATGATTGACTATGAATCCAGGCACATGTAATGTATGAGGAAAAATGTAGGCCCATGAAAAAGTAGTAAGGCACAGGATGCAGTTCAAATGTCCCCTCCAGATGTGCCAATTTATACTAACATAAATGCATCATTTATCTGCAGGAGACTATGTTGCTTCTTAGGATTCTTTTTGAAGCTTAACCCATCACTATTCTCACATGGAAATAAGCTCCATCAATCCCAAAAATCTTACTGATTATGAACAAACCAAACCATTCAACTAAATGATTATGACAAAGGAACCAGGTCCcaagactttgaaaggttcatTGATCCTTGAAGCACATTTATTAATTGAATAAACAGATTTCAACATTACAAGTGCTTCTCCATCATGTTTGTATATTTCACACCTGCTTCTTCATCATGTTCATATATTTCACATCTGCTTCTTCATCATGTTCATATATTTTGCACCTGAAAGCTATATGATAAGAATGAAGCATACACATGGCTAACTAATAGCAACACCAAAGAAACAGTGGAACAAGCAAATGATCTGTGTGATGAACGGGAggaaaaaatgaataaaaaatttgatgGCTACAAAACTTTgaaactaaataaaaaaattacagtcTAGAAAACAATATAATAGTCATTCCAGATTTAAACAGATAACATATAAAAACATGATAAGTAAGTGAGCAACTGAATTTGCTCTACAACTGCTGCCATGCCTAGTTATGTTCCCATTTGGGAAAcaaattgatttcctccttttttAATTGTTAGAAGGAAAAGGAGTCAACTGAGGGTGAGTCTTGGTGTAATGGTAGGTTGTTCCAATGTAATCTGGGCCTCATGAGTTTCAAGCATAAAATGGCCTCTTCACGTGTGGGTATAAAGCTATATACATTTGACCCTTCCCAACTTCTGCAGTGGCAGGACTTGTGCATTGGGCCACCTAGAAGAATCAACACCGAAGGTTGTACCAACTAGCGACCAGTTCAATACGGTACAGGTCCATACCATGTTGCTTCGAAAAGTACGGGAGAGGTAAGGGGAgggggagaaaaggagagagggagaggaagggagggaTGAAGGGGAGGGACGAGGACTAAACCCTAACTCTAACCCTAgtggatcgagagagagagagagagagagagagagagagagagggctccTAACCACAggaaggagggaggagggagAGGGGGGGAGGGAAGAGAGAAGCgagggagaggaaggggaggGCCCGAGGGTTTCCAATGACGGTCCAAAGGGAGCGAGTAGTGTCCAATGCCATCGAAATCCTCCAATGATGGGGGAGGGGGCACTTGAACTATTGGAAGCAGCAAGGGAAGGGGGCTTTCTCAAACCATTGCCCTAACCTAAcccacccccccaccccccaacACCAAAACCCaacaaaaaagaaacaaaaaaaaaagaagaagaatctcTAAAATCTGCAGACTCAAATATATATGGACTAAACCATCTTGAATATATGAGTTGAATCATGCTAGTAACCAACAAGTCCGGTTTGGCATGTTTGAACTAACTGGTTTGACAAGGCTCAGCAATCCTTGGTTTCAACCAAATGGGTCAGCTAACTTTTCCAA
Above is a genomic segment from Elaeis guineensis isolate ETL-2024a chromosome 1, EG11, whole genome shotgun sequence containing:
- the LOC105061080 gene encoding uncharacterized protein isoform X4 produces the protein MADVFELRASPAKRLKTLAESPSLAPGSKGKEKMAEEPAAAEGSAALTATEEKICGICLSDGGWSIHGRIDSCDHCFCFICIMEWAKVESRCPMCKQRFRSIRRPPVPGIFASERVVEVPVRDQVYHPLGNESTGISDPYANVSCSACHNSADEELLLLCDLCDSAAHTYCVGLGATVPEGDWYCPDCAISRDEHLKSQSDTDSFNQDSYKITHAVHVFEPPVSIFEIVADERTSYSSPIYSTIQVPERQRNDGSSSSRHTSCRVTQGSVSNTEQSSSPIAPAGETVSPTQAKRVEQAARTLRSCRNLHSRIRVLRENWNALRAGSLAFSSNLLGYGTKINEREQNSGRSGSDLSGRPEPSDPVHNGQIANVNASSKTRNSGCTSDLKKAWKMMEVAKSAHGTQITDKYHSLNSFSNRNASKAAEDLHYGFLVSKGRHTAHMVSGRAASEDNKNFSPKVLYHYFIPQHQDKQIPGMQNTKVQHVRRGDMKTHLSGYMSLSSVKQDRPVHQDGLCDGKSRLASQQAMHEVSVPFDTRETPVCPGSFACSPSGASILSFNKPGEFSSCMEPHDRKQGLGTNSGESLSRKFDMVNSNVMGKVESVVKLNMKLPSKDQHVGNGKLGAGTFADKRSSRRSDNANNNAKSDIQSLVKLNLKLLSKDQHLDVVCCRC
- the LOC105061080 gene encoding uncharacterized protein isoform X3 translates to MADVFELRASPAKRLKTLAESPSLAPGSKGKEKMAEEPAAAEGSAALTATEEKICGICLSDGGWSIHGRIDSCDHCFCFICIMEWAKVESRCPMCKQRFRSIRRPPVPGIFASERVVEVPVRDQVYHPLGNESTGISDPYANVSCSACHNSADEELLLLCDLCDSAAHTYCVGLGATVPEGDWYCPDCAISRDEHLKSQSDTDSFNQDSYKITHAVHVFEPPVSIFEIVADERTSYSSPIYSTIQVPERQRNDGSSSSRHTSCRVTQGSVSNTEQSSSPIAPAGETVSPTQAKRVEQAARTLRSCRNLHSRIRVLRENWNALRAGSLAFSSNLLGYGTKINEREQNSGRSGSDLSGRPEPSDPVHNGQIANVNASSKTRNSGCTSDLKKAWKMMEVAKSAHGTQITDKYHSLNSFSNRNASKAAEDLHYGFLVSKGRHTAHMVSGRAASEDNKNFSPKVLYHYFIPQHQDKQIPGMQNTKVQHVRRGDMKTHLSGYMSLSSVKQDRPVHQDGLCDGKSRLASQQAMHEVSVPFDTRETPVCPGSFACSPSGASILSFNKPGEFSSCMEPHDRKQGLGTNSGESLSRKFDMVNSNVMGKVESVVKLNMKLPSKDQHVGNGKLGAGTFADKRSSRRSDNANNNAKSDIQSLVKLNLKLLSKDQHLDDFHPSYCFDI
- the LOC105061080 gene encoding uncharacterized protein isoform X1, encoding MADVFELRASPAKRLKTLAESPSLAPGSKGKEKMAEEPAAAEGSAALTATEEKICGICLSDGGWSIHGRIDSCDHCFCFICIMEWAKVESRCPMCKQRFRSIRRPPVPGIFASERVVEVPVRDQVYHPLGNESTGISDPYANVSCSACHNSADEELLLLCDLCDSAAHTYCVGLGATVPEGDWYCPDCAISRDEHLKSQSDTDSFNQDSYKITHAVHVFEPPVSIFEIVADERTSYSSPIYSTIQVPERQRNDGSSSSRHTSCRVTQGSVSNTEQSSSPIAPAGETVSPTQAKRVEQAARTLRSCRNLHSRIRVLRENWNALRAGSLAFSSNLLGYGTKINEREQNSGRSGSDLSGRPEPSDPVHNGQIANVNASSKTRNSGCTSDLKKAWKMMEVAKSAHGTQITDKYHSLNSFSNRNASKAAEDLHYGFLVSKGRHTAHMVSGRAASEDNKNFSPKVLYHYFIPQHQDKQIPGMQNTKVQHVRRGDMKTHLSGYMSLSSVKQDRPVHQDGLCDGKSRLASQQAMHEVSVPFDTRETPVCPGSFACSPSGASILSFNKPGEFSSCMEPHDRKQGLGTNSGESLSRKFDMVNSNVMGKVESVVKLNMKLPSKDQHVGNGKLGAGTFADKRSSRRSDNANNNAKSDIQSLVKLNLKLLSKDQHLGADKFKEVARAATHTILAACGLEHSKSNARTVSSSICKHNGQIKQTRRSNLLPNSCRECFYTFVQDVVKSILSEKHILPTAAKFS
- the LOC105061080 gene encoding uncharacterized protein isoform X2, whose amino-acid sequence is MADVFELRASPAKRLKTLAESPSLAPGSKGKEKMAEEPAAAEGSAALTATEEKICGICLSDGGWSIHGRIDSCDHCFCFICIMEWAKVESRCPMCKQRFRSIRRPPVPGIFASERVVEVPVRDQVYHPLGNESTGISDPYANVSCSACHNSADEELLLLCDLCDSAAHTYCVGLGATVPEGDWYCPDCAISRDEHLKSQSDTDSFNQDSYKITHAVHVFEPPVSIFEIVADERTSYSSPIYSTIQVPERQRNDGSSSSRHTSCRVTQGSVSNTEQSSSPIAPAGETVSPTQAKRVEQAARTLRSCRNLHSRIRVLRENWNALRAGSLAFSSNLLGYGTKINEREQNSGRSGSDLSGRPEPSDPVHNGQIANVNASSKTRNSGCTSDLKKAWKMMEVAKSAHGTQITDKYHSLNSFSNRNASKAAEDLHYGFLVSKGRHTAHMVSGRAASEDNKNFSPKVLYHYFIPQHQDKQIPGMQNTKVQHVRRGDMKTHLSGYMSLSSVKQDRPVHQDGLCDGKSRLASQQAMHEVSVPFDTRETPVCPGSFACSPSGASILSFNKPGEFSSCMEPHDRKQGLGTNSGESLSRKFDMVNSNVMGKVESVVKLNMKLPSKDQHVGNGKLGAGTFADKRSSRRSDNANNNAKSDIQSLVKLNLKLLSKDQHLVIRYHPIPEDDIGCF